In the Victivallis sp. Marseille-Q1083 genome, one interval contains:
- the rpsL gene encoding 30S ribosomal protein S12, with amino-acid sequence MPTINQLVRFGRQNKVKKSKSRALSACPQRRGVCLQVTTRTPKKPNSALRKIARVRLTNGQEITAYIGGEGHNLQEHSVVLVKGGRVRDLPGVRYHIVRGALDSLGVNNRKQGRSKYGAKRAKAGAAPAKGKK; translated from the coding sequence ATGCCAACTATCAACCAATTGGTCCGTTTCGGACGGCAGAACAAAGTGAAAAAGAGCAAGTCGCGTGCTTTGAGCGCTTGTCCGCAGCGGCGCGGCGTATGCTTGCAGGTGACCACCAGAACCCCGAAAAAGCCGAACTCCGCTTTGCGGAAAATTGCCAGAGTGCGTCTGACCAACGGTCAGGAAATTACCGCCTATATCGGCGGAGAAGGTCATAATTTACAGGAGCACTCCGTCGTGCTGGTCAAGGGCGGCCGTGTGCGTGACCTGCCGGGCGTGCGTTATCATATCGTCCGGGGTGCGTTGGACAGCCTCGGCGTCAACAACCGCAAACAGGGACGTTCGAAATACGGTGCCAAGCGCGCCAAAGCCGGCGCGGCGCCGGCCAAGGGCAAGAAATAA
- the rpsG gene encoding 30S ribosomal protein S7: MRRRIVVKRDLTRDVKYDSELIARLINTIMNRGKKSTAQRIVYGALDLIQQRKPDMESIEVFHQALENVKPKLEVKSRRVGGATYQVPVEVSNERQVALAMRWITGFARGRKGKSMTESLAGELLDAFENTGSSIKKKDDTFKMAQANKAFAHYRW, encoded by the coding sequence ATGAGAAGACGCATTGTAGTCAAGCGGGATTTGACCCGTGATGTCAAGTATGACAGTGAGTTGATCGCGCGTTTGATCAACACGATTATGAATCGCGGCAAGAAATCGACTGCCCAGCGCATTGTTTACGGCGCTCTGGATCTGATTCAGCAGCGCAAGCCGGATATGGAATCGATCGAAGTATTCCATCAGGCGCTGGAAAATGTCAAGCCGAAGCTGGAAGTGAAGAGCCGCCGCGTCGGTGGCGCGACTTACCAGGTGCCGGTGGAAGTCAGCAATGAGCGTCAGGTCGCTCTGGCGATGCGTTGGATCACCGGTTTCGCTCGCGGCCGCAAGGGAAAATCGATGACGGAATCCCTGGCCGGCGAATTGCTGGACGCCTTTGAAAATACCGGATCGTCCATCAAGAAAAAGGATGATACCTTTAAGATGGCGCAGGCCAACAAAGCCTTTGCGCATTACAGATGGTAA
- the fusA gene encoding elongation factor G — protein sequence MSDNKQEKIFHEAPGRKVSLRDVRNIGIMAHIDAGKTTVSERILYYCGVNYKLGEVHEGTATMDWMEQEQERGITITSAATTCMWKNHRINLIDTPGHVDFTAEVERSLRVLDGAVAVFCSVGKVQPQTETVWRQAQKYHVPIIALVNKMDRTGADFYGAIEEMKFKLHANAVPIYLPIGKEADFAGCIDVVNNKAVYFDGDENGAKMRVEEVPAEYAEKREEAFRNLVECVAEVDEEVMELFLADEMPSVEVLVPAIRRATLAASIVPVCCASAFKKKGVQCVLDAVVDYLPSPVDIWDIHGSNPATGEPMSRHVGDMQPFAALVFKIMNDPFVGKLSFFRIYSGVAQRGMTVLNPRTGKRERLGRLLQMHANSREERDEIYSGDIAAAVGLKNVTTGDTICLEDDPIVLEAMSFPEPVISVAVEPKSSGDRDKLYKALGALSDEDPTFTMRSDEETGQTIISGMGELHLEIILDRLVREFKVECNTGAPQVAYREALEKPADADCKFVRQSGGRGQYGHVIMDITPMPAGHGITIENKVVGGRIPKEYIKPIENGIREAAAGGVMVGYPLIDFHVNILDGSYHPVDSSEMAFKIAGSMALKEAARKAGMMLLEPIMKVEVTSPDENMGDLIGDVTSRRGIIVEMNSSAQGGFTKILAHIPLSELFGYATAIRSLSRGRASYSMEPSHFERVPKSIQDKIMEKK from the coding sequence ATGAGCGACAACAAACAAGAAAAAATCTTTCATGAAGCCCCGGGCCGCAAGGTTTCGTTGCGCGATGTGCGCAACATTGGCATCATGGCTCACATCGATGCCGGTAAAACCACCGTTTCCGAGCGTATTCTTTACTATTGCGGCGTCAATTACAAGTTGGGCGAAGTCCACGAAGGCACCGCCACGATGGACTGGATGGAGCAGGAGCAGGAACGCGGCATTACCATCACTTCGGCCGCCACTACCTGTATGTGGAAAAATCACCGTATCAATTTGATCGATACCCCCGGACACGTCGACTTCACGGCTGAAGTGGAGCGTTCGCTGCGGGTGCTGGACGGTGCGGTTGCTGTATTTTGTTCCGTTGGTAAAGTGCAGCCGCAGACCGAGACGGTCTGGCGGCAGGCCCAGAAATATCACGTTCCGATTATCGCGCTGGTCAACAAGATGGACCGCACCGGAGCCGATTTCTACGGTGCGATCGAAGAGATGAAATTCAAGCTGCACGCCAACGCGGTTCCGATTTATCTGCCGATCGGCAAGGAAGCCGATTTTGCCGGTTGTATTGACGTCGTCAACAACAAGGCGGTTTATTTCGACGGCGACGAAAACGGCGCCAAAATGCGCGTCGAAGAAGTGCCGGCCGAATATGCCGAAAAACGCGAAGAAGCCTTTCGCAATCTGGTCGAATGCGTTGCCGAAGTCGACGAAGAGGTCATGGAGCTCTTCCTGGCCGATGAAATGCCGTCGGTTGAAGTGTTGGTGCCGGCCATCCGCCGGGCGACGCTGGCTGCTTCCATCGTTCCGGTCTGCTGTGCTTCCGCCTTCAAGAAAAAAGGCGTGCAGTGCGTGCTGGATGCGGTGGTCGATTATCTGCCGAGTCCGGTCGACATCTGGGATATCCACGGTTCCAACCCGGCGACCGGCGAACCGATGTCCCGCCACGTCGGCGACATGCAGCCGTTTGCCGCGCTGGTCTTCAAGATTATGAATGACCCGTTCGTCGGCAAATTGAGCTTTTTCCGGATTTACTCCGGTGTCGCGCAGCGCGGTATGACCGTGTTGAATCCGCGTACCGGCAAACGGGAGCGCCTCGGCCGTCTGTTGCAGATGCATGCCAACAGCCGCGAGGAGCGCGATGAAATTTATTCCGGCGATATCGCTGCCGCAGTCGGTTTGAAGAATGTCACCACCGGCGACACGATTTGTCTGGAGGATGATCCGATCGTCCTCGAGGCGATGTCTTTCCCGGAGCCGGTTATTTCGGTGGCGGTTGAGCCGAAATCCTCCGGCGACCGCGACAAATTGTACAAGGCGCTCGGTGCCTTGTCGGATGAAGATCCGACCTTTACGATGCGCAGCGACGAAGAGACCGGCCAGACGATCATCTCCGGTATGGGGGAATTGCATCTTGAAATCATCCTGGACCGCCTGGTCCGGGAGTTCAAAGTCGAATGCAATACCGGTGCGCCGCAGGTGGCTTACCGTGAAGCGTTGGAAAAACCGGCCGACGCCGACTGCAAATTTGTCCGCCAGTCCGGCGGCCGCGGCCAGTACGGTCATGTCATCATGGACATCACCCCGATGCCGGCCGGTCATGGCATCACCATCGAGAACAAAGTGGTTGGCGGCAGAATTCCGAAAGAGTACATCAAGCCGATCGAAAACGGCATCCGCGAAGCGGCGGCCGGCGGCGTGATGGTCGGTTATCCGTTGATCGATTTCCACGTCAATATTCTGGACGGCTCTTATCATCCGGTCGACTCTTCGGAAATGGCCTTTAAGATTGCCGGTTCGATGGCGTTGAAAGAAGCGGCCCGCAAGGCCGGAATGATGCTGTTGGAGCCGATTATGAAAGTCGAAGTCACTTCGCCGGACGAGAATATGGGCGATCTGATTGGCGACGTGACCAGCCGTCGTGGCATTATCGTTGAGATGAACTCATCGGCACAGGGCGGTTTCACCAAGATTCTGGCGCACATTCCGCTGTCGGAACTCTTCGGCTATGCCACCGCGATTCGTTCACTCTCCCGCGGCCGCGCTTCCTATTCGATGGAGCCGAGCCATTTTGAACGAGTACCAAAATCAATTCAAGATAAAATAATGGAGAAGAAGTGA
- the rpsJ gene encoding 30S ribosomal protein S10: MSSGKSQKIRIRLQAYEHRILDQSVAEILNTAKRTGSMVAGPIPLPTRIERFTVNRSPHVDKKSMEQFEIRTHKRMMDIINPTAKTVDELKKLNLPAGVDISVKIGV, from the coding sequence ATGTCTAGCGGTAAGTCTCAAAAGATCAGAATCCGTTTGCAGGCCTATGAACATCGGATTCTCGATCAGTCGGTGGCGGAAATTTTGAATACCGCCAAGCGTACCGGTTCGATGGTGGCGGGACCGATTCCGCTGCCGACGCGGATTGAACGTTTTACGGTCAACCGTTCTCCGCATGTCGACAAGAAATCGATGGAGCAGTTTGAGATCCGGACGCACAAGCGGATGATGGATATCATCAATCCGACGGCAAAGACGGTCGATGAACTCAAGAAATTGAATTTGCCGGCCGGTGTGGATATTTCCGTAAAAATCGGCGTCTGA
- the rplC gene encoding 50S ribosomal protein L3 has translation MKNLIGKKIGMTQVYDEQGRIVPVTVIQAGPCVVVDVKTRERDGYSAVQLGFGSRKAKNVSKAVLGHCAKANYKEFGPSFLREFRTAEDAALAIGSELKADVFAKDEYLDVTGTIKGRGFQGVVKRYRFGGGRASHGGAWTRRTGSIGQCEFPGRVDRGKKMPGHMGNARRTIQNLQIVRVMPEDNVLLVRGAVPGCNGGLLLLRNAIKKQSK, from the coding sequence ATGAAAAATTTAATCGGTAAGAAAATCGGGATGACGCAAGTCTATGATGAACAGGGCCGGATTGTGCCGGTCACTGTGATTCAGGCCGGACCCTGTGTCGTCGTCGATGTGAAGACCCGGGAGCGCGACGGTTACAGTGCGGTCCAGCTCGGGTTCGGTTCCCGCAAGGCCAAGAACGTCAGCAAAGCGGTTCTGGGGCATTGCGCCAAAGCGAATTACAAGGAATTCGGTCCGTCGTTCCTGCGTGAGTTCCGCACGGCGGAAGATGCGGCACTGGCGATCGGCAGTGAACTCAAAGCCGACGTGTTCGCCAAGGACGAATACCTGGATGTCACCGGCACCATCAAGGGCCGCGGTTTCCAGGGCGTCGTCAAGCGGTATCGCTTCGGCGGCGGTCGTGCCAGCCACGGCGGCGCCTGGACCCGGCGTACCGGTTCGATCGGTCAGTGCGAATTTCCGGGACGGGTGGACCGCGGCAAGAAGATGCCGGGCCACATGGGCAATGCGCGCCGTACGATTCAGAATCTGCAGATCGTCCGGGTGATGCCGGAGGACAATGTGCTGCTGGTCCGGGGTGCGGTTCCGGGCTGCAACGGCGGCCTGTTGCTTCTTCGGAACGCAATCAAGAAGCAGAGCAAGTAG
- the rplD gene encoding 50S ribosomal protein L4, whose amino-acid sequence MMTKVLDILDCKGARVGEYTLPECALELEKGEQAVHDCVVAFLAGQRAGTACTKTRGEVRGGGAKPFRQKGMGRARAGSSRNPVWTGGGVAFGPTPRDFSKKVNKKVTKLALKRAFSERVAEERVVVLDKFDLPDHKTRNAQAVLNNLKLNDDSVLLTVPEYEESVYCATHNLPYVLLRKAASVNVYELLRFKTLVFTKDALDAFLARLG is encoded by the coding sequence ATGATGACGAAAGTATTGGATATACTTGATTGCAAGGGTGCCCGCGTCGGTGAATATACTCTTCCGGAATGTGCTCTGGAGCTCGAAAAGGGCGAGCAGGCGGTGCATGATTGCGTCGTGGCGTTCCTGGCCGGCCAGCGGGCCGGTACGGCTTGCACCAAGACGCGCGGTGAAGTGCGTGGCGGCGGCGCCAAGCCGTTCCGTCAGAAGGGCATGGGCCGGGCGCGTGCCGGTTCAAGCCGCAATCCGGTCTGGACGGGCGGCGGTGTGGCTTTCGGGCCGACTCCGCGCGATTTCAGCAAGAAGGTCAACAAAAAAGTGACTAAGCTGGCGTTGAAACGGGCTTTTTCCGAACGGGTGGCCGAAGAACGGGTCGTCGTGCTGGACAAGTTCGATTTGCCGGATCACAAGACCAGAAATGCGCAGGCCGTTCTGAACAATTTGAAGCTGAACGACGATTCGGTGCTGTTGACGGTTCCGGAATATGAGGAAAGCGTCTATTGCGCGACCCACAATCTGCCGTATGTGCTGCTGCGCAAGGCGGCGAGCGTCAATGTTTATGAACTGCTGCGTTTCAAGACGCTGGTGTTCACCAAGGATGCGTTGGATGCTTTCCTGGCGCGTTTGGGATAA
- the rplW gene encoding 50S ribosomal protein L23 has translation MKSAFDIVIAPLITEKNNDLAAQGKYVFKVSPKAEKIEIGRAVEQLFNVKVKSVNIMNYLGKTKRTPRTYKLGRRPDWKKAVVTLSEGSIEIV, from the coding sequence ATGAAAAGTGCTTTTGATATTGTAATCGCTCCGTTGATTACCGAGAAGAACAACGATTTGGCCGCTCAGGGCAAATATGTCTTCAAGGTCAGTCCGAAGGCGGAGAAGATCGAGATCGGCCGCGCGGTTGAACAGTTGTTCAACGTCAAAGTCAAGTCGGTCAACATCATGAATTATCTGGGAAAGACGAAACGCACCCCGCGCACGTACAAGCTGGGACGCCGTCCGGATTGGAAAAAAGCTGTTGTGACTCTGTCCGAAGGCAGCATTGAAATCGTTTAA
- the rplB gene encoding 50S ribosomal protein L2 has translation MAVKSYNPTSPSRRNMMVSDFAEITVSAPEKSLVKGKSATGGRNNYGRITTRFRGAGNKRRYRMVDFFRAKEGVPAKVKTVEYDPNRNCNVALICYADGEKSYILAPAGIKIGQVIMNGPKAEIKPGNSMRIKDMPVGIQIHNIEILPNRGAKLARSAGQSATLRGKEADYAQLKLASGEVRLINVECRATIGEVGNGDFMNVKMGKAGKKRYQGKRPHVRGVAMNPVDHPMGGGEGRSSGGGHPVSPWGQLAKGKRTRHPKKYSNKFIVERRKK, from the coding sequence ATGGCTGTAAAAAGTTATAATCCGACTTCTCCGAGCCGGCGGAACATGATGGTTTCGGATTTTGCCGAAATCACGGTTTCGGCCCCGGAGAAGAGTCTGGTGAAAGGAAAGTCCGCGACCGGCGGCCGCAATAACTACGGTCGGATTACCACCCGTTTTCGCGGTGCCGGCAACAAACGCCGTTACCGGATGGTGGATTTCTTCCGCGCCAAGGAAGGGGTTCCGGCCAAGGTCAAGACGGTGGAATACGATCCGAACCGCAACTGCAACGTCGCGTTGATCTGCTATGCGGACGGCGAGAAGAGCTATATTCTGGCGCCGGCCGGCATCAAAATCGGTCAGGTGATCATGAATGGCCCGAAGGCTGAAATCAAACCGGGCAATTCGATGCGGATCAAGGATATGCCGGTCGGCATTCAGATCCACAACATCGAGATTCTGCCGAACCGCGGCGCCAAGCTGGCCCGTTCGGCCGGCCAGTCGGCGACGTTGCGCGGCAAGGAAGCCGATTATGCGCAGCTTAAATTGGCTTCCGGCGAAGTCCGTTTGATCAATGTCGAATGCCGGGCCACCATCGGCGAAGTCGGCAACGGCGACTTCATGAATGTCAAGATGGGCAAAGCCGGCAAGAAGCGTTATCAGGGCAAGCGCCCGCACGTTCGCGGTGTGGCGATGAACCCGGTCGACCATCCGATGGGCGGCGGTGAAGGCCGTTCGTCCGGCGGCGGTCATCCGGTGTCGCCGTGGGGCCAGCTCGCCAAGGGCAAGCGGACCCGTCATCCGAAGAAGTACTCGAATAAGTTCATCGTCGAACGGAGGAAGAAGTAA
- the rpsS gene encoding 30S ribosomal protein S19 has translation MARSIKKGPFVDGYLIDKVEKMNKSGKKAAIQTWSRRSMIIPDFVGHTFNVHNGKSFIPVFVTENMVGHKLGEFALTRNFRDHGVVSGK, from the coding sequence ATGGCTAGATCGATTAAAAAAGGTCCTTTTGTTGACGGTTATTTGATCGACAAGGTCGAGAAGATGAATAAGAGCGGCAAAAAGGCCGCCATTCAGACTTGGTCGCGTCGTTCGATGATCATTCCGGATTTTGTCGGGCACACTTTCAATGTCCACAACGGGAAATCGTTTATTCCGGTGTTCGTCACTGAAAACATGGTCGGTCACAAGCTCGGTGAATTTGCGCTGACCCGCAATTTCCGTGACCACGGTGTGGTTTCCGGTAAATAA
- a CDS encoding GntR family transcriptional regulator — MKYQELEGYMLQELSCGRFALEDRFFSELDIARQFEVNHVTARKAFDALVRKGYIVRRRGAGTFVKRLPECPQQLRMLKRCVIGIATGRSDVDNSLKLGRMLIRLHRTIEAAGYLSMLVGEDLTPLEEAGACGLIVLDRVDDGFLRRLLQGGIPVVGVYPDSGLLAGLSFNYSEAAERIVALFKERKLRHLALVGEGDDALTVRNMFEKPLTVAAQRQDLAFSIAVPPVGSVVSQLESLLDAKCPPDALFVANAWSLGSIAPVLAQRRLAVGRDISILVHGSNALLIPGTPAYALIDWDMDHVVEQAVAMLQSLIRNPQQTPAPASVNYGAILERGSIVPAGE; from the coding sequence TTGAAATATCAGGAACTGGAAGGCTATATGTTGCAGGAGCTTTCCTGCGGACGTTTTGCACTGGAAGACCGCTTCTTTTCCGAATTGGACATCGCCCGGCAGTTTGAAGTGAACCATGTGACCGCCCGCAAGGCATTCGATGCATTGGTGCGCAAGGGATATATCGTCCGGCGGCGCGGTGCCGGCACCTTCGTTAAGCGCCTGCCGGAGTGCCCGCAGCAGTTACGGATGCTGAAGCGTTGCGTGATCGGTATCGCCACCGGGCGCAGCGATGTCGACAACAGTTTGAAATTGGGACGCATGCTGATCCGGCTGCATCGGACGATTGAGGCGGCCGGTTATCTGTCGATGCTGGTCGGCGAGGATTTGACGCCGCTGGAAGAGGCCGGAGCTTGTGGCCTGATCGTGCTGGACCGGGTTGACGACGGTTTTTTACGCCGGTTGCTGCAGGGCGGTATTCCGGTGGTCGGCGTTTATCCGGACAGTGGCTTGCTGGCCGGTCTGTCGTTCAATTATTCGGAAGCGGCGGAACGGATCGTCGCGTTGTTCAAGGAGCGGAAATTGCGCCATCTGGCGTTGGTCGGCGAGGGGGACGATGCATTGACGGTGCGGAATATGTTCGAGAAACCGCTGACGGTGGCGGCGCAGCGGCAGGATCTGGCATTCTCGATTGCGGTACCGCCGGTTGGTTCGGTAGTATCGCAACTGGAAAGTCTGCTCGATGCGAAGTGTCCGCCCGACGCTTTGTTTGTCGCCAATGCCTGGAGTCTCGGTTCAATTGCGCCGGTGCTGGCGCAGCGCCGGCTGGCGGTCGGCCGCGATATTTCGATTCTGGTGCATGGTTCGAATGCGCTGTTGATTCCGGGAACGCCGGCCTATGCGTTGATCGACTGGGATATGGACCATGTGGTCGAGCAGGCGGTGGCAATGCTCCAATCGTTGATTCGCAATCCACAGCAGACACCGGCACCGGCGTCGGTCAATTACGGTGCGATTCTCGAACGGGGATCAATCGTGCCGGCCGGCGAATGA